The nucleotide sequence TGGAACTGGTTCGTTACGCTACCGACCGGAATATTTATACGGCTACCAGTACCAACGCGCATTACCTTACCGACGCCAACGCCCGCAAAACTGTAGAATCGGGGCTGGACCGGCTGATTATTTCTATTGACGGCACCACGCAAGAAGTGTACCAGCAGTACCGGGTAGGAGGGAAGCTCGAAAAAGTGCTGGAAGGCACCCGCAATATCATCCGCTGGAAAAAAGAGCTGAAATCCCGGACACCTCATGTGGTGTTCCAGTTTCTGGTGGTTAAGCCGAATCAGCACCAGATAGCGGAGGTGCGTAAACTGGCCCGCGAACTAGGCGTTGACGAAGTCGGGCTGAAAACCGCCCAGATATACGAGTACGAGCACGGGTCCGACCTGATGCCGACCCTGGACCAGTATAGCCGATACGCCCCCCAGCCCGACGGTACATACCGGATCAAAAACGGCTTCGGCGATCACTGCTGGAAGATGTGGCATTCGTGCGTCATCACCTGGGATGGTCTGGTCGTGCCCTGCTGTTTCGACAAAGACGCGCATCACCGGCTGGGCGATCTTCAGCACCAGTCCTTCCGCGAACTCTGGCAGGGACCTCGCTACAATACCTTCCGCCAGACCCTGCTTCGGTCGCGCTCCGAAATAGAAATGTGCCGTAACTGCACCGAGGGCACTAAAGTGTGGGCTTAGGTAAAAAAATGAGGCTCTGGTGGGCTGG is from Spirosoma taeanense and encodes:
- a CDS encoding SPASM domain-containing protein; the encoded protein is MNRNLQDGFNFASKLTPRRVVNALKVISSYYASRRVGRPLQRGLPMSVSFEPTTSCNLRCPECPSGLRSFTRPTGMLGEDLYKRTIDELHETLLYLIFYFQGEPYLHPQFLELVRYATDRNIYTATSTNAHYLTDANARKTVESGLDRLIISIDGTTQEVYQQYRVGGKLEKVLEGTRNIIRWKKELKSRTPHVVFQFLVVKPNQHQIAEVRKLARELGVDEVGLKTAQIYEYEHGSDLMPTLDQYSRYAPQPDGTYRIKNGFGDHCWKMWHSCVITWDGLVVPCCFDKDAHHRLGDLQHQSFRELWQGPRYNTFRQTLLRSRSEIEMCRNCTEGTKVWA